The Catenuloplanes niger genome includes a window with the following:
- a CDS encoding CDP-alcohol phosphatidyltransferase family protein encodes MYSFTTGQVRATLKDRDAWWTVLLVDPVATPVVRRVARYRWVTPNRITFAAFLLGLAAAAAFWQATWGALAIGALLFHLSFVLDCMDGKVARLRGNGSAFGAWLDFIGDRIKDLTCTAGLFGGQWAATGDDRWLALGGLVLFVNMFRYLNGAQMTKVRADMREKMAAARRAAGLAQDGELRWVEETMDAVPAGAVPGEVADINGDFRARHGRFIGLRNALRRYRIRPHLVSGIEFQMFVFIVGPLTNQVAIVTLVTGALLLIFEAGLIYKLWLSTRSFERQMATLRESVTVG; translated from the coding sequence TTGTACAGCTTCACGACCGGGCAGGTCCGCGCCACGCTCAAGGACCGCGACGCCTGGTGGACGGTGCTCCTGGTCGACCCGGTCGCGACGCCGGTCGTGCGACGGGTGGCGCGCTACCGCTGGGTCACGCCGAACCGGATCACGTTCGCCGCGTTCCTCCTCGGCCTCGCCGCCGCGGCCGCGTTCTGGCAGGCCACCTGGGGTGCGCTGGCGATCGGCGCGCTGCTGTTCCACCTGAGCTTCGTGCTCGACTGCATGGACGGCAAGGTCGCCCGGCTGCGCGGCAACGGCTCCGCGTTCGGCGCCTGGCTCGACTTCATCGGCGACCGGATCAAGGATCTGACCTGCACGGCGGGCCTGTTCGGCGGGCAGTGGGCGGCGACCGGCGACGACCGCTGGCTGGCCCTCGGCGGGCTGGTGCTGTTCGTCAACATGTTCCGCTACCTCAACGGCGCACAGATGACCAAGGTGCGCGCGGACATGCGGGAGAAGATGGCGGCGGCGCGGCGCGCGGCCGGCCTGGCGCAGGACGGCGAGCTGCGCTGGGTCGAGGAGACGATGGACGCGGTCCCGGCCGGCGCGGTGCCCGGCGAGGTCGCGGACATCAACGGTGACTTCCGGGCCCGGCACGGCCGGTTCATCGGGCTGCGGAACGCGCTGCGCCGTTACCGGATCCGGCCGCACCTGGTCAGCGGCATCGAGTTCCAGATGTTCGTCTTCATCGTGGGCCCGCTGACGAACCAGGTCGCGATCGTCACGCTGGTCACCGGCGCGCTGCTGCTGATCTTCGAGGCCGGCCTGATCTACAAGCTGTGGCTGTCCACCCGGTCGTTCGAACGGCAGATGGCGACGCTGCGGGAGTCCGTCACCGTGGGGTGA
- a CDS encoding type II toxin-antitoxin system VapB family antitoxin, which yields MIFKGVRDGRPYPEHGLTLKQWAEIPPRPIQLNQLITTKRELALDKLLAEDSTFYGDLFPHVVQWNGGMYLEDGLHRALRAALQQRNQIHARVFLFSELPEG from the coding sequence GTGATCTTCAAGGGGGTTCGGGACGGTCGGCCCTACCCGGAGCACGGGCTCACGCTGAAGCAGTGGGCGGAGATCCCGCCGAGACCCATTCAGCTGAATCAGCTGATCACTACCAAGCGTGAGCTGGCGCTGGACAAGCTGCTGGCGGAGGACTCGACGTTCTACGGCGACCTGTTCCCGCACGTCGTGCAGTGGAACGGCGGCATGTACCTGGAGGACGGCCTGCACCGGGCGCTGCGTGCGGCGCTCCAGCAGCGCAACCAGATCCACGCCCGGGTGTTCCTGTTCAGCGAACTGCCGGAGGGCTGA
- a CDS encoding nitroreductase family protein produces MEFAEVVRRRRMVRNYDPDRPVPPEVVDRLLEHAVRAPSAGFSQGWGFLVLEDAADRARFWSATSPKDPEQGMSTWLTGMSRAPLIVVPHSNRSAYLDRYAEPDKGWTDRDAARWPVPYWDVDAGMAALMMLLTAVDEGLGACFFGIPPERTATYREEFGVPGEFVPVGALTIGYRAPDRRSPSLKRGRRPQTEVIHRGRWSG; encoded by the coding sequence ATGGAGTTCGCCGAGGTGGTGCGCAGGCGCCGGATGGTCCGCAACTACGACCCGGACCGGCCGGTGCCGCCCGAGGTGGTGGACCGGCTGCTGGAGCACGCGGTGCGTGCCCCCTCGGCGGGGTTCTCCCAGGGCTGGGGCTTCCTGGTGCTGGAGGACGCGGCCGATCGCGCGCGGTTCTGGTCGGCCACCAGCCCGAAGGACCCGGAGCAGGGCATGAGCACCTGGCTGACCGGGATGAGCCGGGCACCGCTGATCGTGGTGCCGCACTCGAACCGGTCCGCCTACCTGGACCGGTACGCGGAACCGGACAAGGGCTGGACCGACCGGGACGCCGCGCGCTGGCCGGTGCCGTACTGGGACGTCGACGCCGGCATGGCCGCGCTGATGATGCTGCTGACCGCGGTGGACGAGGGGCTCGGCGCGTGCTTCTTCGGCATCCCGCCGGAGCGCACCGCGACGTACCGGGAAGAGTTCGGCGTGCCTGGGGAGTTCGTCCCCGTGGGCGCGCTGACGATCGGATACCGTGCACCAGATCGTCGCTCGCCGTCGCTGAAACGGGGCCGCCGACCGCAGACCGAAGTCATTCATCGTGGTCGCTGGTCCGGGTGA
- a CDS encoding aldose 1-epimerase family protein: MTSVAHQPGAAAEPLSGTQWTIAADGHEAVVVEVGGGLRSYRVNGVDYVAGYADDELAAGCAGQILAPWPNRIRDGQYTFQGTQHQLFLTEPASHNALHGLVNYSRWHAVEQSADAVTLEYLMPAQPGYPWPLRLRTVWQVSAAGLTATHEVTNLAAQPVPFGFSVHPYLRIPGVPVDELTLTLPARNRLLVDARLLPIGAAKVAGTEFDYTEGRRIGSAVLDTAFGDVEHAADGTSTVVLAGGGAEVRIWGDDSFGWWQVFTSDTLSGDRYRSAVAVEPMTCPPDAFRSGRGLIVIDPGDAWRGTWGITPVPA, encoded by the coding sequence ATGACATCTGTCGCGCACCAGCCGGGGGCCGCTGCCGAGCCGCTCTCCGGGACACAGTGGACCATCGCCGCGGACGGCCACGAGGCCGTCGTCGTCGAGGTGGGCGGCGGCCTGCGGTCCTACCGGGTGAACGGCGTGGACTACGTGGCGGGCTACGCCGACGACGAGCTCGCGGCCGGCTGCGCGGGCCAGATCCTCGCGCCCTGGCCGAACCGGATCCGCGACGGGCAGTACACCTTCCAGGGCACCCAGCACCAGCTCTTCCTCACCGAGCCGGCCAGTCACAACGCGCTGCACGGCCTGGTCAACTACTCCCGCTGGCACGCGGTGGAGCAGTCCGCCGACGCGGTGACGCTGGAGTACCTGATGCCGGCGCAGCCCGGTTACCCGTGGCCGCTGCGGCTGCGCACCGTCTGGCAGGTGAGCGCGGCCGGGCTGACCGCGACGCACGAGGTGACGAACCTGGCCGCGCAGCCGGTCCCGTTCGGCTTCAGCGTGCACCCGTACCTGCGGATTCCCGGTGTGCCGGTGGACGAGCTGACGCTGACCCTGCCCGCGCGGAACCGGCTGCTGGTCGACGCGCGGCTGCTGCCGATCGGCGCGGCCAAGGTGGCCGGCACCGAGTTCGACTACACGGAGGGTCGCCGGATCGGCTCCGCGGTGCTGGACACCGCGTTCGGTGACGTGGAGCACGCGGCGGACGGCACGTCCACGGTCGTGCTGGCCGGCGGCGGCGCCGAGGTGCGGATCTGGGGCGACGACTCGTTCGGGTGGTGGCAGGTGTTCACCTCGGACACGCTGAGCGGTGACCGGTACCGGAGCGCGGTCGCGGTCGAGCCGATGACCTGCCCGCCGGACGCGTTCCGGTCCGGCCGCGGCCTGATCGTGATCGACCCGGGTGACGCGTGGCGTGGCACCTGGGGCATCACGCCGGTCCCGGCCTGA
- the pdxH gene encoding pyridoxamine 5'-phosphate oxidase, with product MSELAGMRREYQPDRGLRRADLAADWHTQFARWFAEAQAFPLPEPNAMVFSTADADGRPSSRTVLLKDVDARGFTLFTNYESRKGTEAAANPYAALLFPWHPMHRQVLVRGEIERVDRAETEAYFATRPRGSQLGAWASPQSRVLTGRDELEAAFEETAARFGPDVAVPPPPHWGGLRVVPESVEFWQGRPSRLHDRLRYRRVEREWVLERLAP from the coding sequence ATGTCCGAGCTCGCCGGCATGCGCCGCGAATATCAACCCGATCGTGGCCTGCGCCGCGCCGACCTGGCCGCGGACTGGCACACGCAGTTCGCCCGCTGGTTCGCGGAGGCCCAGGCGTTCCCGCTGCCGGAGCCGAACGCGATGGTTTTCTCCACGGCGGACGCGGACGGCCGGCCGAGCAGCCGCACCGTGCTGCTCAAGGACGTGGACGCGCGCGGCTTCACGCTGTTCACCAACTACGAGAGCCGCAAGGGTACGGAGGCGGCCGCGAACCCGTACGCCGCGCTGCTCTTCCCGTGGCACCCGATGCACCGTCAGGTGCTGGTCCGCGGCGAGATCGAGCGGGTCGACCGCGCGGAGACCGAGGCCTACTTCGCCACCCGGCCGCGCGGCTCCCAGCTCGGCGCGTGGGCCAGCCCGCAGTCGCGCGTGCTGACCGGCCGTGACGAGCTGGAGGCCGCGTTCGAGGAGACCGCCGCGCGGTTCGGCCCGGACGTCGCGGTGCCACCTCCGCCGCACTGGGGCGGGCTGCGCGTGGTGCCGGAGAGCGTGGAGTTCTGGCAGGGCCGGCCGAGCCGGCTGCACGACCGGTTGCGTTACCGGCGCGTAGAGCGCGAGTGGGTGCTCGAACGGCTGGCTCCCTGA
- the serC gene encoding phosphoserine transaminase, whose protein sequence is MADPSTIRIPDALLPEDGRFGCGPSKVRPEAVEALSRVSRSYLGTSHRQKTVKDEVARLRRSLAEFFSLPDGYEVILSNGGTTAFWESAVFGLIRNRAQLATHGEFGAKFATAVTAAPFLSDPSVISASPGGAAALTAEAGVDVYGIPQNETSTGVSVPVRRVAGADPDALLLVDATSGAGGLDVDVTETDVYYFAPQKCFGSDGGIWIGLFSPAAIARAQEIKASGRYIPAFLDVVTAIEQSRLEQTYNTPALSTIFLAAEQTDWMLSQGGLGWAAKRTAESASIIYGWAARSSFATPFVTDPAIRSNVVATIDLDGSVSADTVSAVLRANGIVDTDSYRKLGRNQLRVALFPAVEPSDVERLTQSIDYVIERL, encoded by the coding sequence GTGGCTGACCCGTCGACGATCCGCATCCCCGACGCGCTGCTGCCCGAGGACGGCCGCTTCGGCTGCGGCCCGTCCAAGGTCCGGCCGGAGGCGGTGGAGGCGCTGTCCCGCGTGTCCCGCAGCTACCTCGGCACGTCCCACCGGCAGAAGACGGTCAAGGACGAGGTCGCGCGGCTGCGCCGGAGCCTGGCCGAGTTCTTCTCGCTGCCGGATGGCTACGAGGTGATCCTGTCCAACGGCGGCACCACCGCGTTCTGGGAGAGCGCGGTGTTCGGCCTGATCCGCAACCGCGCGCAGCTCGCCACGCACGGCGAGTTCGGCGCGAAGTTCGCCACCGCGGTGACGGCCGCGCCGTTCCTGAGCGACCCGTCGGTGATCTCCGCGTCGCCCGGCGGCGCGGCCGCGCTGACCGCGGAGGCGGGCGTCGACGTCTACGGCATCCCGCAGAACGAGACGTCGACCGGCGTCTCGGTGCCGGTCCGCCGGGTGGCCGGCGCCGACCCGGACGCGCTGCTGCTGGTCGACGCGACCTCCGGCGCGGGCGGCCTGGACGTGGACGTGACCGAGACGGACGTCTACTACTTCGCGCCGCAGAAGTGCTTCGGCTCGGACGGCGGCATCTGGATCGGGCTGTTCTCCCCGGCCGCGATCGCCCGCGCGCAGGAGATCAAGGCGTCCGGGCGGTACATCCCGGCGTTCCTGGACGTGGTCACCGCGATCGAGCAGTCCCGACTGGAGCAGACGTACAACACGCCGGCGCTCTCCACGATCTTCCTGGCCGCGGAGCAGACCGACTGGATGCTGTCGCAGGGCGGACTGGGCTGGGCCGCCAAGCGTACGGCGGAGAGCGCGTCGATCATCTACGGCTGGGCCGCGCGGTCGTCGTTCGCGACCCCGTTCGTGACCGACCCGGCGATCCGGTCGAACGTGGTGGCCACGATCGACCTGGACGGCTCGGTGTCCGCGGACACGGTCTCGGCGGTGCTCCGGGCGAACGGGATCGTGGACACCGACTCGTACCGCAAGCTGGGCCGCAACCAGCTGCGGGTGGCCCTGTTCCCGGCGGTGGAGCCGTCGGACGTGGAGCGGCTGACGCAGTCGATCGATTACGTGATCGAGCGGCTTTAG
- the sepH gene encoding septation protein SepH, whose protein sequence is MRPVRFVALSEDGQALVLADEVGRLLALPIDERIAGALHNEPGGGGVALAVAGTATEIKATLAPRDIQARIRAGESADDVARVAGVPVDRVLRYAGPVLQERAMLAQHARRTRLKTSERGAPLAEVVDGRLAQHGIDTEKISWDAYRRDDGTWRIIATWPSGKATAQASWDLDKSRQVVSPHDDMAQYLCAERPTPILGQEPAPERSGHGLPTPSRTEPGRGGHGLPGAAPEKPRSGRDLGRDPIRAGRDALLASLDRPLGQSSGRSLDPAALTESVRPRSAPTVGGAAALLGGGAGSAFDDDADLPKEVPAVPSLAVLRPRRTTTGQGTGESTDASGKPRKRLPSWDDVLFGGGPAARETS, encoded by the coding sequence ATGCGGCCGGTTCGCTTCGTCGCCCTTTCCGAAGACGGCCAGGCCCTGGTGCTCGCCGACGAGGTCGGGCGACTCCTGGCACTCCCCATCGACGAGCGCATCGCCGGTGCGCTGCACAACGAGCCCGGTGGCGGCGGCGTCGCCCTCGCCGTGGCCGGCACCGCCACCGAGATCAAGGCCACGCTGGCCCCGCGGGACATCCAGGCCCGCATCCGGGCCGGCGAGTCCGCCGACGACGTGGCGCGCGTCGCCGGCGTCCCGGTCGACCGCGTGCTCCGCTACGCGGGCCCGGTGCTGCAGGAGCGGGCCATGCTCGCCCAGCACGCCCGGCGCACGCGACTGAAGACGTCCGAGCGCGGTGCGCCGCTCGCCGAGGTGGTCGACGGCCGGCTGGCCCAGCACGGCATCGACACCGAGAAGATCTCCTGGGATGCGTACCGGCGGGACGACGGCACCTGGCGGATCATCGCCACCTGGCCGTCCGGCAAAGCCACCGCGCAGGCCTCCTGGGACCTCGACAAGTCCCGTCAGGTGGTCTCACCGCACGACGACATGGCGCAGTACCTGTGCGCCGAGCGGCCCACCCCGATCCTCGGCCAGGAGCCCGCGCCGGAGCGCAGCGGCCACGGACTGCCGACGCCGTCCCGCACCGAGCCCGGTCGCGGCGGTCACGGCCTGCCCGGCGCCGCGCCGGAGAAGCCACGGTCCGGCCGCGACCTCGGTCGTGACCCGATCCGCGCGGGCCGGGACGCGCTGCTCGCCTCGCTCGACCGTCCGCTCGGCCAGAGCTCCGGCCGGTCGCTCGACCCGGCCGCGCTGACCGAGTCGGTCCGGCCTCGCTCCGCACCCACGGTGGGCGGCGCTGCCGCGCTGCTCGGCGGCGGCGCCGGTTCCGCGTTCGACGACGACGCCGACCTCCCCAAGGAGGTTCCGGCCGTCCCGTCGCTGGCCGTGCTCCGCCCCCGGCGGACCACGACGGGCCAGGGCACCGGTGAGTCGACGGACGCCTCCGGCAAGCCGCGCAAGCGCCTGCCCAGCTGGGACGACGTCCTCTTCGGCGGCGGCCCCGCGGCCCGCGAGACCAGCTGA
- a CDS encoding AAA family ATPase: protein MSGTLLFILGPPAVGKMTVGAEIAARTGLRLFHNHLAIEPVLRFFPFGSAPFGRLVGRFRRDLIEEVAASDLPGLIFTFVWAYDLPEDEQSVRDFAEPFHRRGGRVHYVELQASQEERLRRSAGESRLAEKPSRRDLDTARRQLVELDERYRLNSDGRFDGRADYLRIDNTHLEPSDVADRVIAHFNLPTPDPSR, encoded by the coding sequence GTGAGCGGAACGCTGCTGTTCATCCTGGGCCCGCCCGCGGTCGGCAAGATGACCGTCGGGGCGGAGATCGCCGCCCGCACCGGTCTGCGGTTGTTCCACAACCACCTCGCGATCGAGCCGGTGCTGCGCTTCTTCCCGTTCGGCAGCGCACCGTTCGGGCGGCTGGTCGGCCGTTTCCGGCGCGACCTGATCGAGGAGGTCGCCGCGAGCGACCTCCCGGGCCTCATCTTCACCTTCGTCTGGGCATACGACCTGCCCGAGGACGAGCAGTCCGTGCGCGACTTCGCGGAGCCGTTCCACCGGCGCGGCGGGCGCGTCCACTACGTCGAGCTGCAGGCGAGCCAGGAGGAGCGGCTGCGGCGCAGTGCCGGCGAGTCCCGCCTGGCCGAGAAGCCGTCCCGCCGCGACCTGGACACCGCACGGCGCCAGCTGGTGGAGCTGGACGAGCGCTACCGGCTGAACTCCGACGGCCGCTTCGACGGCCGGGCCGACTACCTGCGCATCGACAACACCCACCTGGAACCGTCCGACGTCGCCGACCGGGTGATCGCCCACTTCAACCTGCCCACCCCGGATCCGTCGCGCTGA
- the thpR gene encoding RNA 2',3'-cyclic phosphodiesterase, translated as MRLFAGIHPPEEACAHLAAHVRTLHVSTAAVNTRLAPCAQWHVTLVFLGEVPDERLPDVDAALREATPPSGTPTAHLRVAGGGRFGRGRFTILWAGLSGDVDRLTTLARDVRHALKHARLPYDDKPFRPHLTLARPGDRIDRSLIEADHAALDAYRGPDWPATTLRLMRSRLGPSPAHTEMGRYEI; from the coding sequence GTGCGCCTGTTCGCCGGCATCCACCCGCCCGAGGAGGCGTGCGCCCACCTGGCGGCGCACGTCCGGACGCTGCACGTGAGCACCGCGGCGGTGAACACGCGCCTCGCGCCGTGCGCACAGTGGCACGTCACGCTCGTCTTCCTCGGCGAGGTCCCGGACGAGCGCCTGCCCGACGTCGACGCCGCGCTCCGGGAGGCGACCCCGCCCAGCGGCACGCCGACCGCCCACCTCCGCGTCGCCGGCGGCGGGCGGTTCGGCCGCGGCCGGTTCACCATCCTCTGGGCCGGCCTGTCCGGGGACGTGGACCGCCTGACGACGCTGGCCCGGGACGTGCGGCACGCGCTGAAGCACGCCCGGCTGCCGTACGACGACAAGCCGTTCCGGCCGCACCTGACGCTGGCCCGCCCCGGCGACCGGATCGACCGCTCGCTGATCGAGGCCGACCACGCGGCACTGGACGCCTACCGGGGCCCGGACTGGCCCGCCACCACACTGCGCCTGATGCGCAGCCGGCTCGGTCCGTCGCCGGCCCACACCGAGATGGGCCGCTACGAGATCTAG
- a CDS encoding MFS transporter: MRGTLSTTFRSLTVRNYRLFATGQLVKLVGVWMMFTAQDWLVLDLSGNSGSALGIVTALQFLPVLLLTLYAGTLADRYDKRHILIAANVAYAVLAVAFAILVAAGVVELWHVFVFAGLLGVANAVETPVRQSFVSELVGMTLLPNALSLSAATFNVARVSGPALAGVAIATLGIGPVFLISTVLAIAPVFAYLRMHVPDLIRAAVSKASRKSSGVLDGLRYVRARGDLLLVIVVMSVVAMIGFNFPVTLAVLAKVSFDAGPASFGLLTTALALGALGGALAGSGRTERPSIYTVLLPGVAFAALEVLVGFAPAFWAAALLLVPTGFFMIFFAQAANQRVQLGTDAAYRGRVMALYVLVFLGTTPIGAPIAGWWSELFGPAVSIALSGVISLVAALAALVWQLRRSGERLRITLRPLPRFSVVAPAEAKVPVA, from the coding sequence GTGCGAGGCACGCTGAGCACCACGTTCCGATCCCTGACCGTACGTAACTACCGGCTGTTCGCCACCGGTCAGCTGGTGAAGCTGGTCGGCGTCTGGATGATGTTCACGGCCCAGGACTGGCTGGTACTGGACCTGTCCGGCAACTCCGGCTCCGCGCTCGGCATCGTCACCGCGCTGCAGTTCCTCCCGGTGCTGCTGCTCACGCTCTATGCCGGGACGCTCGCCGACCGGTACGACAAGCGGCACATCCTGATCGCCGCGAACGTCGCCTACGCGGTGCTCGCCGTCGCGTTCGCGATCCTGGTCGCGGCCGGCGTGGTCGAGCTCTGGCACGTCTTCGTCTTCGCCGGCCTGCTCGGCGTCGCGAACGCGGTCGAGACACCGGTGCGCCAGTCGTTCGTCTCCGAGCTGGTCGGCATGACGCTGCTGCCGAACGCGCTCTCGCTCTCCGCCGCCACGTTCAACGTGGCCCGGGTCAGCGGTCCCGCGCTGGCCGGTGTGGCGATCGCGACGCTCGGCATCGGGCCGGTCTTCCTGATCAGCACCGTGCTGGCGATCGCGCCGGTCTTCGCGTACCTGCGCATGCACGTGCCCGACCTGATCCGCGCCGCGGTGTCGAAGGCCTCCCGGAAGAGCTCCGGCGTGCTGGACGGCCTGCGCTACGTCCGGGCCCGCGGCGACCTGCTGCTGGTGATCGTGGTGATGTCCGTGGTCGCCATGATCGGCTTCAACTTCCCGGTGACGCTGGCCGTGCTGGCCAAGGTCTCGTTCGACGCCGGACCGGCCTCGTTCGGCCTGCTCACCACCGCGCTCGCGCTGGGCGCGCTGGGTGGGGCGCTGGCCGGCAGCGGGCGCACCGAGCGGCCGTCGATCTACACCGTGCTGCTGCCCGGCGTGGCGTTCGCGGCGCTGGAGGTGCTGGTCGGCTTCGCACCGGCGTTCTGGGCCGCCGCGCTGCTGCTCGTACCCACCGGGTTCTTCATGATCTTCTTCGCGCAGGCGGCGAACCAGCGCGTGCAGCTCGGCACGGACGCCGCCTACCGCGGCCGGGTGATGGCGCTCTACGTGCTGGTCTTCCTCGGCACCACGCCGATCGGCGCGCCGATCGCGGGCTGGTGGTCGGAGCTGTTCGGCCCGGCCGTGAGCATCGCGCTCAGTGGCGTCATCTCGCTGGTCGCGGCGCTGGCCGCGCTGGTCTGGCAACTGCGCCGGTCCGGTGAGCGCCTGCGGATCACGCTGCGGCCGCTGCCCCGGTTCTCGGTGGTCGCACCGGCCGAGGCGAAGGTGCCAGTTGCATAG
- a CDS encoding MarR family winged helix-turn-helix transcriptional regulator, whose amino-acid sequence MAERTTALQLALGLREAITRLNRRLRQARPVGDLTMAQLSALTSLELAGSLSPRELADVERVQPPTMTKIIAKLEERGMVLREPHPTDGRQVILRTTAQGRQAYEQVQRAHNEWLADHLAELSAEDLEILRRAAEIMRRVARAA is encoded by the coding sequence ATGGCGGAGCGCACGACCGCGCTGCAGCTCGCCCTGGGGCTGCGCGAAGCGATCACCCGGCTCAACCGGCGGCTGCGACAGGCGCGGCCGGTCGGTGACCTGACCATGGCGCAGCTGTCCGCGCTGACCAGCCTGGAGCTGGCCGGTTCGCTCAGCCCGCGTGAACTCGCGGACGTCGAGCGGGTGCAGCCACCCACGATGACCAAGATCATCGCGAAGCTGGAGGAGCGGGGCATGGTGCTCCGCGAGCCGCATCCGACCGACGGCCGGCAGGTCATCCTGCGCACCACCGCGCAGGGGCGCCAGGCGTACGAGCAGGTGCAGCGCGCGCACAACGAGTGGCTCGCCGACCATCTCGCCGAGCTGTCCGCGGAGGATCTGGAGATCCTCCGGCGGGCCGCCGAGATCATGCGGAGGGTCGCCCGGGCCGCCTGA